A section of the Delphinus delphis chromosome 1, mDelDel1.2, whole genome shotgun sequence genome encodes:
- the LDLRAD2 gene encoding LOW QUALITY PROTEIN: low-density lipoprotein receptor class A domain-containing protein 2 (The sequence of the model RefSeq protein was modified relative to this genomic sequence to represent the inferred CDS: inserted 1 base in 1 codon; deleted 1 base in 1 codon): MEACPLQLPQRLLLLGATALTASALHTGDLVDLCGRTWQADGLLLHSHSASRRFYFVAPDTDSRLWMRAATPGDRIRFQFRFFLVYSLTPAAPNTSSPAPAPEDPCAPGSYLQFYEGPPGAPWPLGARFCGLTITGPVASSGDFLGLRLVTFVGEVSLSAPGCCCAYFRCQNSRCVPPRLVCDPXGTDNCGDGSDQPSWPAANCSELLFATAGPSPVPSQEGSTDDGTSGPLTLPPALGSVGPLGMAAERSPPARRDPARQEAAPEAGWLGGLVVCTTCYTRPGQVAPGGLRLSEPGLSNLGQII; encoded by the exons ATGGAAGCCTGTCCTCTGCAGCTGCCCCAAAGGCTGCTCCTGCTGGGGGCAACTGCCCTGACTGCGTCTGCTCTGCACACAGGGG ACCTGGTGGACCTGTGCGGCCGGACGTGGCAGGCGGACGGGCTGCTGCTACACTCGCACTCCGCGTCGCGCCGCTTCTACTTCGTGGCCCCGGACACCGACAGCAGGCTCTGGATGCGGGCGGCGACCCCCGGCGACAGGATCCGCTTCCAGTTCCGCTTCTTCCTGGTCTACAGCCTGACCCCGGCGGCGCCCAACACCTCCTCCCCGGCGCCGGCGCCGGAGGACCCCTGCGCACCCGGGTCCTACCTGCAGTTCTACGAGGGCCCACCGGGGGCGCCATGGCCCTTGGGGGCCCGGTTCTGCGGCCTGACCATCACTGGGCCGGTGGCGTCCTCCGGGGACTTCCTGGGCCTGCGCCTGGTCACCTTCGTAGGCGAAGTCTCTCTTTCCG CCCCAGGATGCTGTTGTGCCTACTTCCGATGTCAGAACAGCCGGTGCGTCCCCCCGAGGCTGGTGTGCGATC CGGGCACGGACAACTGTGGCGATGGCAGTGACCAGCCTTCTTGGCCAGCAGCTAACTGCAGCG AGCTGTTATTTGCCACTGCCGGTCCCTCTCCGGTGCCCAGCCAGGAAGGGAGTACGGATGATGGTACCTCCGGGCCCCTGACTCTTCCCCCAGCTCTCGGGTCTGTGGGCCCCCTGGGGATGGCAGCTGAGAGGAGC CCCCCAGCACGCCGGGACCCTGCACGACAGGAAGCCGCTCCGGAAG CCGGCTGGCTTGGGGGGCTGGTGGTGTGCACCACCTGTTACACACGTCCTGGCCAGGTGGCCCCTGGGGGCCTGCGGCTGAGTGAGCCAG ggCTGTCTAACCTTGGGCAGATCATATAA